CCGACCCGGTGCCGCTGCTGGCCGGGTACGGGCCGTCCGTGGCCTACCGCATCCGACGCATGGGCGCCGACGTGGCGCTGGTCTGCGCCGCCGGCGGGACGGGCAGGCTCACCGCCGCCCTGGTGGCGCGGCTGATCGAACTGGCCGGCGTCCCCACGGTGGTCCTGGACGGCGAAGCCGACGGGCTGCGCGGGCTGGGGATCCCCCGGGGCGTGGCGATCCGGCGGCCCGCCGCGCCGGGCGACGCCGAAGGGCAGCAGCGGCTGCTGCGTGCGGCGCTGGAGGCCGCCTGGGGCCTGCACGAGCCCGGCGTCGTGGAGCTGTGATGCCATGAACTACGAGTGGGTGGAGGTCTACAAGGCGCCGGACCACGTCGAGGCCGAGCTGGTCCGCGGCCTGCTGGAGGCCAGCGGCATCCCCGTCGTGACCGAAGCGCGCGGGGCCCAGTCCCTGCCGTTCCTCCTGGGCCCGGCCCGGGTCGGCGGGCACATCTCGATCCGGGTGCCGCCGGAGCATGCGCAGGCGGCCCGGGAGGTGCTGGCGGCCCGGGAGGAGCCGTCCTGGCCGTCTGGTCCGGGCGGTGGAAACGGGGAGGACGAGATGTAGCCGATCGCAGGGGCGGCGGCCGTCGTGCACAGAGCAGACGGCCGCCACTTCACGTCTGTGGCATCAGCCGTTCCCGCGCCCGGCGGCAGTGGAACCCCGGAGTTGCAGGAAGAGTCAAACGCGGTAGGGGGATGACACGAGCCCTCATGTGGGTGCTGGTGCTGGCCAACCGGTCGGTGAAGGCCCTGGATTCCATCGCCGAGTCGCTGCGCCAGAACCGCCCCACATCGCGCGAAAGCCCTTGGCGAACCGACACTACCGTGGCGCGCCGGCGGCGCGCGCCGAAGCAGGAGAAAACCAGGACGCTGCAGGTAGGCGTCCTGGTTTCTTCTCGTCTACGGTCCACGCCCGCCTTCGCCACCGACGTCACCTCACACTGGGCGGGCCGTCCACTGCGGACCCCCTGCTGCTTGCCGCGCACTGCGCACTGCTCACCGGCTCAGCCGGGCGCTCACCTCATGCCACAACAGGTTCAGCTGATCGCGGGCCGATGTGGAATCCAGGATCAGGGCGGCCTTGGTGGACTCCGAGAGGTTCACCAGCTTCTGCAGGTCCTGCTTGTCCGCGGTGGGGGCGGCCTGCAGCGCGTCCAGCAGCGTCTGGTGGGCGATGGCCAGCTCGTCCCGGGCGAGGCCGCGGTTCCCCTCCGCCTAGTAGACCTGGGCGAGCAGGACCTCCCCCTGGGCCTTGATCAGGAGCCCCTTCACCGACATCTCCAGCGACAGCGCGGCGGCCGTCTCCTGCTCCGACGAGGCCAGCTGGTCCTTCAGTGACGCCTCCAGGGCCTGCAGCTTGGCGTCCATTTCCTCGCGGGCGCTCTTCAGGTCCAGCTTCAGCGTCTCGATCTCCTTCAGCCGGGCCTCGAGGCCGGTGAGCTCGCCTTCCTGTTCCAGCAGCACGCCGGCGGCCACCGCGGCCTCCTGGACCCGCTTCATCTCCGCCTCGAGCTCTTCCCGCTGCCGCCGCACCTCCGCCTGAAGCTCCGCCGTAGTGCTTGCCAGCTCGGCCCGCAGGGCGGCTACCTCGTCCAGGGTGGCCTGGCGCAGCGCCGTGAGGTCGTCCTCCGCCGCCGCGGTCGCGGCGGCGATGGCATTCATCCGCAGCTCGACGATGAGGAAAGCGGTACCCGCGCTGATGGCCGCCATCAGCACCACCAGGCCCAGCCCGCGCAGGAGGGATACGGCCAGTCCGTGGCGTTGTGCGTGGTTTTCCGGCTGTGGCGCGGTGTCCGGGGTGCTCATTGCGCCAACTCCTTTCAATTTTGTATAACGACTAGCAGGTACAGGCGGATCTTTGGCGAAATTGGGTTAAATCGTATACGCGCTTTATCGCGGTAACGAGACAGACAGACAAAGAGTGGGGGTTCAACGTTGATGAGAAAGAGTTCCGCTTTCCTCCTGGTTATCCTGCTCCTGACCGCGTTGGCGCTCGCCGCGTGCGGGGGTGCCCGGTCGTCGGACGGCGGCCAGCCCTCCGGCGGCAGCGCCGCCCAGCAGCCGTCCGGAGGCGCGCAGGCGCCGGCCGACGCCGGGGCGGAGGCGCCGTCGGCCGGAGAGTCCGCGCAGCCGGCCAGCTCCCTCGAGCGGATCAAGGCCGAGGGCGTGCTGCGGGTCGGCATTGACGCGTCCTACCCGCCGATGGAGTTCGTGGATGAGGACGGCAAGACCCCGATCGGCTTCGACATCGACCTGGCCAACGCCGTCGCGGAGAAGCTGGGCGTGAAGGCCGACTTCACCATCATCGACTGGGCGGGCATTCAGGCCGGCCTGCTCGGCGGCCACTACGACGTCATCATGTCCTCGATGACCATCACGGAAGAGCGGCAGAAGGAGATGGACTTCGTCCAGTACCTGACGATGGGCATCGCCTACGCCTCCCGGCCGGGGGTGGAGGTCAGGTCCGACGCGGACCTGGACGGCAAGATCGTCGTCGTCCAGGAGGAGACCACCGCCCAGTACTACGTCGAGGATCTCATGGCCGACAAGGGCATCCAGCCCAAGGAGCTCCGTTCCTTCCCGTACGCCACCGACGCCTTCCGGGAGCTGGCCAACGGCCGGGCCGACGTGGTGGCCATCGACGCCCCGGTGGCCGGTTACTACGCCCAGCTGGACCCCGACCAGTACCGGGTGACCGGGTTTGCCGAGATGGATCCCGACCCCATCGGCATCGCCCTGCGCAAGGGGGAGACCGAGTTGCGGGAGGCGCTCCAGAAGGCCGTGGAGGAGCTGGAGGCCGAGGGCGTGCTCCGGGAGCTGCAGGTCAAGTGGTTCGGCGACGCGGCCGGGCAGTAGCGCCGGCGACGAAGGCTATGCAGCGCGGGTCGGCCGGCGGCCGCAGCCCTGGGAAGTAGGTGATTCCGGTTGGCCAGGTTCATCGAACATACCCTCAACATCCTGCCCGTCCTCTTCGAGGGGCTGGGCGTCACGCTGAAGCTCACGGCCCTCAGCGCCCTCTTCGGCACCCTCCTGGGGCTGCTGGCGGCCCTGGCGCGCATCTCCCGCAACCCGCTGTTCACCGTGCCCGCGACCCTTTACGTCAACCTGTTTCGCGGGACGCCGCTGCTGCTGCAGCTGCTCTTCATCTACAACGCCCTGCCCCAGCTGGGGCTCCTCATCCAGCCCTTCCCGGCGGCCGTGCTGGGGTACAGCCTGAACTCCGGCGCCTACATCGCGGAGATCATCCGGGCCGCCATCCAGTCCATCGACCGGGGGCAGATGGAGGCCGCCCGGTCCCTGGGCATGTCCTACGGGCTGGCGATGCGCCGGATCATCCTGCCCCAGACCTACCGCCGCCTGCTGCCGCCGATGGTCAACGAGCTGTCCGCCCTGACCAAGGACACCTCGCTGGCCTCCACCATCTCCATCCTGGAGCTGATGAAGTACTCGTCGCAGTTCGTCTCCCGCACCAACCTGGCGTGGCAGACCTACGTCTGGACGGCGGCGTTTTACCTGGTGGTCACCATGACCCTGAGCGCGCTGGCCAGCCGGCTGGAGAAGAAGCTGGAGGCGAGGGGATAGCATGGGCGAACCCATCATCGTCATCGAGGGGCTGAAGAAGAGCTTCGGCAGGCTGGAGGTGCTCAGGGGCATCGACCTGACCATCCACCAGGGGGAGGTCGTGGTGGTCATCGGCCCTTCCGGCTCGGGCAAGTCCACCCTGCTGCGCTGCATCAACTTCCTGGAGAAGCCCACCGCCGGGCGGGTGCTCTTCCACGGGGAGGAGGTGGGGCAGCGGCTCGTGAACGGCCGGCTCGTCCCCCTTCCCGAGAAGGTGCTGGACCAGCAGCGGGCCCGCATGGGCATGGTCTTCCAGCGCTTCAACCTGTTCCCGCACATGACCGCCCTGGAGAACGTCATCGAGGCGCCGATCCGGGTCCGGAAGCTGCCCAGGCACGAGGCCGAGGAGCTGGGGCTGCGCCTGCTCCGGCGGGTGGGCCTCGCCGACAAGGCCGGCCAGTACCCCAACTTCCTCTCCGGCGGCCAGCAGCAGCGGGTGGCCATCGCCCGGGCCCTGGCGATGGAGCCCGACGTGATGCTCTTCGACGAACCCACCTCCGCCCTGGACCCCGAGCTGGTGGGCGAGGTGCTGCAGGTGATGCAGGACCTGGCCAACGACGGCATGACCATGGTGGTCGTCACCCACGAGATGGGCTTCGCCCGGGAGGTGGGGGACCGGGTGATCTTCATGGACGGCGGCCTGATCCTGGAGGAGGGTCCCCCCGAGCAGATCTTCGGGGAGCCGCGCCATCCCCGGACCCGAGAGTTCCTCTCCAAGGTGCTGCACTGACCGATCCGGCGGGCCGGGCGCAGCGCCGGGCGGCACCCCAGGGAAGACGGACCGGCAGACGGCAACGGGCAGCCCCCGGGTGCGCACAGCCACCCGGGGGCTCTTCGCTGGCCTACTTCTCCCCGAACCGCTCGAACGAGTAGATCTCCTCCAGGGGCCTGCGGGTGCGGGCGGGCTGTTGCCATCCCTCCGCCGGGTAGCCCACGGCCACGACGCCGGCGAAGAGGGAGTCCTGCGCCGGCGCGCCGACGGCCTCCTTGACCTTCTCGCCGTCGAAGCCGGTCATCCAGAGGGTCGCGAGCCCGAGCCGGGTCGCGGCCAGCAGCAGGAAGCCGACGGCTGTATAGGTGTTGGGCAGGACCAGCAGCTGCCGGTAAGCCTGGTCCTCCCGCAGCCGTCGGACCATGGCCTCGCGGTCGGGCGGCGCCTGTCCGGCCCGGATCTGGCCTTCGATCCGGTCCGCCAGGGCGTCCGCCTGCCGGAGCGATGCCAGGCAGACCACCGATGCTCCCGCCGTCTGCACGACCTGCGCGTTCCGCCCTGCGGTGGCGGCGGCCAGCCGCGCCTTGGTCTCCGGTCGGCGGACCACCACGAACTCCCAGGGCTGAAGGTTCATGGCGCTGGGGGCCTGCCGGGCGGCCTCCAGGAGTTGCAGGAGCACCTGCTCGGACACCGGATCGGGCCGGAACTCCCGCACGCTGTGGCGGCGGGCGATCGCTTCGAGGACGTCACACGGATTCTGCGGCAACTCGGTCATGTTCACAACTCCCTTCACGGGATCAGTCTCCGGAGGAGAGGCCCTCCTTTATGCCCCGCAGCGGGATGGAGGAGAGGAGCAGCACCGCCCACCCCAGGAGGGCCAGCAGCGCGCATCCCGCGGCGATGGTGCCCAGCCCGGTGACGAAGTCAGGCCAGGGCAGCGCCGCCAGGACCATGCCCAGCGACCCCATCGCCGTGTTCCCGAAGTTGATGAGCGCCGAGGCGGAGCCGGTGTCGGAGTCCTGCTGGCTCAGCAGGGTGTTGGTGGAAACCGGCCGGATCAGGCTGGAGCCGAAGGAGTAGGGAATGAACGAGAGCAGGAAGGCCAGCGGGGCCGTCCGGCCGAGGAGGAGGACCGCCAGCCCGCCGCAGAGCGCGAGCCCGAGTGCGCCGGTGATGATGAGGCGGGGCGGCACCTTCCGGTTGATCGCGATGTACGTGAGGGGCCCCAGCACAGAGACCCCGGCGTTGGTGGCGAAGAAGAGGCTGTAGGCGGTCTCCGACAGGCCGAAGAAGTCCTGGTAGATGTACGAGCTGACGGAGATGTAGGCCATGAAGCCGGCCGGGATCAGCGCGACCACCAGCAGCAGGCTGGTGAACGACGGGTTCCGGGCCACCACGAACAGCCGCCCCAGGCTGCCCAGGATCGGGCCCCGGAGGCGCGCCCCGGGCGGGAGCGGCTCCTGCAGCAGCAGCGCCGCCGTCAGCGAGCAGAGCGAGATCCCGGCCAGCATCAGGAAGGTGGTCCGCCAGGTGGCGTACTGCACGATGAAGGCGCCGATGATGGGCGCCAGCATGGGCGCGACGACGCTCATCGACTGGATGGTGGCGAGGATGGTGCCCCGCATCCGGCCGTCGAAGCAGTCCTTCACCAGGGCCGTGGACACCGAGACCATGCAGCCCGCCCCCAGGGCCTGGAGGACCCGGAACAGGATGAGCTGCCAGATGGAGCCGGCCCCGGCGCAGGCGAGGGACGCGGCGAGGT
The nucleotide sequence above comes from Symbiobacterium thermophilum IAM 14863. Encoded proteins:
- a CDS encoding DUF2007 domain-containing protein, with translation MNYEWVEVYKAPDHVEAELVRGLLEASGIPVVTEARGAQSLPFLLGPARVGGHISIRVPPEHAQAAREVLAAREEPSWPSGPGGGNGEDEM
- a CDS encoding ABC transporter substrate-binding protein codes for the protein MRKSSAFLLVILLLTALALAACGGARSSDGGQPSGGSAAQQPSGGAQAPADAGAEAPSAGESAQPASSLERIKAEGVLRVGIDASYPPMEFVDEDGKTPIGFDIDLANAVAEKLGVKADFTIIDWAGIQAGLLGGHYDVIMSSMTITEERQKEMDFVQYLTMGIAYASRPGVEVRSDADLDGKIVVVQEETTAQYYVEDLMADKGIQPKELRSFPYATDAFRELANGRADVVAIDAPVAGYYAQLDPDQYRVTGFAEMDPDPIGIALRKGETELREALQKAVEELEAEGVLRELQVKWFGDAAGQ
- a CDS encoding amino acid ABC transporter permease, whose protein sequence is MARFIEHTLNILPVLFEGLGVTLKLTALSALFGTLLGLLAALARISRNPLFTVPATLYVNLFRGTPLLLQLLFIYNALPQLGLLIQPFPAAVLGYSLNSGAYIAEIIRAAIQSIDRGQMEAARSLGMSYGLAMRRIILPQTYRRLLPPMVNELSALTKDTSLASTISILELMKYSSQFVSRTNLAWQTYVWTAAFYLVVTMTLSALASRLEKKLEARG
- a CDS encoding amino acid ABC transporter ATP-binding protein, encoding MGEPIIVIEGLKKSFGRLEVLRGIDLTIHQGEVVVVIGPSGSGKSTLLRCINFLEKPTAGRVLFHGEEVGQRLVNGRLVPLPEKVLDQQRARMGMVFQRFNLFPHMTALENVIEAPIRVRKLPRHEAEELGLRLLRRVGLADKAGQYPNFLSGGQQQRVAIARALAMEPDVMLFDEPTSALDPELVGEVLQVMQDLANDGMTMVVVTHEMGFAREVGDRVIFMDGGLILEEGPPEQIFGEPRHPRTREFLSKVLH
- a CDS encoding nitroreductase family protein, which codes for MTELPQNPCDVLEAIARRHSVREFRPDPVSEQVLLQLLEAARQAPSAMNLQPWEFVVVRRPETKARLAAATAGRNAQVVQTAGASVVCLASLRQADALADRIEGQIRAGQAPPDREAMVRRLREDQAYRQLLVLPNTYTAVGFLLLAATRLGLATLWMTGFDGEKVKEAVGAPAQDSLFAGVVAVGYPAEGWQQPARTRRPLEEIYSFERFGEK
- a CDS encoding MFS transporter; amino-acid sequence: MQQGLLAPQKRLGTAGLIALITVLNMTAPLSTDMYLPSFPTMMDEFGVTAGVLNLTLVGFFFFFAVGMLVFGPFSDRYGRKPVLVAGLGLYLAASLACAGAGSIWQLILFRVLQALGAGCMVSVSTALVKDCFDGRMRGTILATIQSMSVVAPMLAPIIGAFIVQYATWRTTFLMLAGISLCSLTAALLLQEPLPPGARLRGPILGSLGRLFVVARNPSFTSLLLVVALIPAGFMAYISVSSYIYQDFFGLSETAYSLFFATNAGVSVLGPLTYIAINRKVPPRLIITGALGLALCGGLAVLLLGRTAPLAFLLSFIPYSFGSSLIRPVSTNTLLSQQDSDTGSASALINFGNTAMGSLGMVLAALPWPDFVTGLGTIAAGCALLALLGWAVLLLSSIPLRGIKEGLSSGD